The following proteins are co-located in the Tripterygium wilfordii isolate XIE 37 chromosome 2, ASM1340144v1, whole genome shotgun sequence genome:
- the LOC120007590 gene encoding dihydropyrimidinase, which translates to MERIGQRLFFLLSLSVFFFTSPSNSQRDQFCEDGIGYGESQCGISSRSSTKLLIKGGTVVNAHKQENADVYVEDGIIVAVEPNIKVGDDVAVIDATGKFVMPGGIDPHTHLAMEFMGTETVDDFFSGQAAALAGGTTMHIDFVLPVNGSLTAGLEVYEKKAKKSCMDYGFHMAITKWDEVVSREMEIMVKEKGINSFKFFMAYKGSFMVSDELLLEGLKKCKSLGALAMVHAENGDAVYEGQKRMIELGITGPEGHALSRPPVLEGEATSRAIRLAAFVNTPLYIVHVMSIDAMEEIAKARKLGQKVIGEPVLSGLLLDDSGLWDPDFTTAAKYVMSPPIRASGHNKALQAALSTGILQLIGTDNCVFNSTQKAFGIDDFRNIPNGVNGIEERMHLVWDTMVESGQISVTDYVRLTSTECARIFNIYPRKGAILVGSDADIIIFNPNSSFKISASSHHSRSDLNVYEGREGKGKVDVTISGGRVVWENDELKVIPGSGKYVKTPPFSYLFHGLDKADALYLSSLRAPVKRFKSTT; encoded by the exons TTCTGTGAAGATGGAATTGGATATGGTGAGTCCCAATGTGGCATATCGTCCCGGTCTTCGACGAAGCTCTTGATCAAGGGAGGAACTGTTGTAAATGCTCACAAGCAGGAGAATGCTGATGTTTATGTGGAGGATGGAATCATTGTAGCTGTGGAGCCTAATATCAAG GTTGGTGATGATGTTGCTGTAATTGATGCCACCGGGAAATTTGTCATGCCAG GAGGAATTGATCCTCACACACACCTGGCTATGGAGTTTATGGGTACAGAGACAGTTGATGACTTCTTCAGTGGTCAGGCTGCAGCATTAGCTGGTGGCACGACAATGCACATTGACTTTGTTCTACCAGTTAATGGAAGTTTAACGGCAGGCCTTGAAGTCTATGAGAAGAAAGCTAAGAAGTCATGTATGGACTATGGTTTCCATATGGCAATTACTAAATGGGATGAAGTTGTTTCAAGGGAAATGGAAATTATGGTTAAGGAAAAAG GTATCAACTCTTTCAAGTTTTTCATGGCATATAAGGGTTCTTTTATGGTCAGTGATGAGCTTCTATTAGAAGGATTGAAGAAGTGCAAGTCTCTTGGTGCCTTGGCTATGGTCCATGCAGAAAATGGAGATGCCGTATATGAAGGCCAGAAAAGAATGATAGAACTTGGTATTACTGGACCGGAGGGACATGCTCTTTCGAGGCCCCCAGTG CTGGAAGGGGAGGCAACTTCTCGGGCAATTCGTTTGGCAGCTTTTGTGAACACACCTCTGTACATAGTTCATGTCATGAGCATCGATGCTATGGAAGAGATTGCTAAGGCTCGAAAATTGG GGCAAAAGGTTATTGGGGAGCCGGTACTTTCTGGGTTACTCCTTGATGACTCTGGGCTTTGGGACCCTGACTTCACCACTGCAGCAAA ATATGTGATGAGTCCCCCCATCCGGGCATCAGGACATAACAAGGCTCTACAGGCTGCTCTTTCAACAGGAATTCTCCAG CTTATAGGAACTGATAACTGTGTGTTCAACTCCACTCAAAAAGCATTTGGGATTGATGATTTCCGGAATATCCCAAATGGTGTCAATG GTATCGAAGAAAGGATGCATCTGGTGTGGGATACCATGGTG GAATCGGGCCAAATTTCTGTCACTGATTACGTGCGATTAACAAGCACTGAATG CGCTAGAATCTTCAATATATATCCCAGAAAAGGAGCAATTCTCGTTGGATCTGATGCAGATATAATCATATTCAACCCCAACTCGAGCTTCAAAATAAGTGCAAGTTCTCACCACTCTAGATCTGATTTAAATGTTTACGAGGGTAGAGAAGGGAag GGAAAGGTTGACGTGACAATTTCTGGAGGAAGAGTTGTTTGGGAAAATGATGAACTTAAGGTTATTCCTGGCTCGGGAAAATACGTTAAAACGCCTCCTTTCAGCTATCTTTTCCATGGACTTGATAAGGCAGATGCTTTGTACCTATCATCTCTCCGGGCTCCGGTTAAGCGTTTTAAATCCACCACTTGA